A genomic window from Mesorhizobium sp. 131-2-1 includes:
- a CDS encoding tetratricopeptide repeat protein, whose translation MRLSKYGVEGALLDFDKAIGLDPDNADAYFGRSRARMLKGDQAGAAADCRRAIELDLNRTGSCGEQVVGGESRLAPPPDMQQPNPSVAAAVETLAKQIGQGKAKPTDKFSASQLSEMLQATNPDVLFALLRGDKLAAAGKYDEAIASYDEAIALDPDSPFAYFGRGKVWDSKQVYDRAIADYDNVIRVLPNLVSARIRRGMARATSGDDEGALADCGLAAELDPKTMNAYFCMGMAWHAKGDAGQAITAYSAAIEIDPKDALNYYGRGVERADSKDYEGAIADFDQAIRLNPDNADFATAREAAVAALKKGGAAPDAVGSDPKNVQVVIDRGDAFYKKGKYDRAIAEYSRALALDPKRASAYIGRGISLVDKGKYDAAIDDYSKVIALYPTNHDAYLGRAVAWTKKKEADRAIADFSRAIEIDAGYAPTYFGRGSAWFAKGDFDKAIADYDQALKLDPQMSLARKGRKLAVAAREKASASKESGVVAGQAGEAATKPSSGSPAAQAFSKGRKLHQKNDYDGAIAMYGKAIALFPEFHDAYLARAMAWEGKSDYGHAVADYSEAIARNPSNAETYYDRGRNRGFQGDYDGAFADYAKAISLNPKDARVYADRGILWMGRHEDAAALKDFEKALSLNHKSPVAYFGRGVVRTSNADYDGAIADFDQAIKLQPDFAIVYKARSRAWEATGNHKRAEADRKKALSFGLN comes from the coding sequence ATGCGGCTGTCGAAATATGGCGTCGAGGGCGCGCTGCTCGATTTCGACAAGGCGATCGGCCTCGATCCCGACAATGCCGACGCCTATTTCGGCCGCAGCCGCGCCCGGATGCTCAAGGGCGATCAGGCCGGCGCGGCAGCCGATTGCCGGCGCGCCATCGAACTCGACCTGAATCGGACAGGAAGCTGCGGCGAGCAGGTCGTCGGCGGCGAAAGCAGGCTCGCTCCGCCGCCGGACATGCAACAGCCGAACCCCTCCGTTGCGGCTGCCGTCGAAACCCTGGCCAAGCAAATCGGGCAAGGCAAAGCAAAGCCAACAGACAAGTTTTCCGCTTCACAGTTGTCGGAGATGCTTCAGGCGACCAACCCGGACGTTCTGTTCGCGTTACTGCGAGGCGACAAACTGGCAGCCGCAGGCAAGTATGACGAGGCCATCGCCTCGTATGATGAGGCAATCGCGCTCGACCCCGATAGCCCCTTCGCCTATTTCGGCCGCGGCAAGGTTTGGGACTCCAAGCAAGTCTATGATCGGGCGATTGCAGACTATGACAACGTGATCCGGGTCCTGCCGAATCTGGTCTCGGCCCGCATTCGCCGCGGCATGGCCAGGGCCACATCAGGCGACGACGAAGGCGCACTCGCCGATTGCGGCCTAGCCGCGGAACTCGACCCCAAGACAATGAATGCCTATTTCTGCATGGGCATGGCCTGGCACGCGAAGGGCGATGCCGGCCAAGCGATCACCGCCTATTCGGCGGCGATCGAAATCGATCCGAAAGATGCCCTCAACTATTACGGGCGCGGCGTAGAGCGGGCTGACAGCAAAGACTATGAAGGTGCCATTGCAGACTTCGACCAAGCGATCAGACTGAATCCCGATAATGCAGACTTCGCGACTGCCCGAGAGGCGGCGGTGGCCGCGTTGAAGAAAGGCGGCGCGGCGCCCGACGCCGTCGGCTCTGATCCGAAGAACGTCCAGGTCGTCATCGATCGCGGCGATGCCTTTTACAAGAAGGGCAAGTATGATCGCGCCATCGCTGAATACAGCCGTGCGCTCGCTCTCGATCCGAAGAGGGCGTCCGCCTATATCGGGCGCGGCATATCGCTTGTCGACAAAGGCAAATACGACGCGGCGATCGACGATTACAGCAAGGTTATCGCGCTTTATCCGACCAATCACGACGCCTATCTCGGCCGTGCCGTCGCTTGGACCAAAAAGAAGGAGGCTGATCGCGCCATTGCCGATTTCAGTCGCGCAATCGAAATCGACGCCGGTTACGCGCCGACCTATTTCGGGCGTGGCAGCGCCTGGTTCGCCAAGGGTGATTTCGACAAGGCGATCGCAGATTATGATCAGGCGTTGAAGCTCGATCCGCAGATGAGCCTCGCCCGCAAAGGCCGCAAGCTTGCGGTGGCGGCGAGGGAGAAGGCGAGCGCCTCGAAAGAGTCAGGCGTGGTCGCCGGTCAGGCCGGTGAGGCGGCGACCAAGCCAAGCAGCGGTTCGCCTGCAGCGCAAGCATTCAGCAAGGGCCGGAAGCTGCATCAAAAAAACGACTATGACGGCGCCATTGCCATGTACGGCAAAGCGATTGCGCTCTTTCCAGAGTTCCACGACGCCTACCTAGCGCGCGCCATGGCCTGGGAGGGGAAGAGCGATTACGGTCATGCCGTCGCCGATTACAGCGAAGCGATCGCGCGCAATCCGAGCAATGCCGAGACATACTACGACCGCGGCCGGAACCGCGGTTTCCAAGGCGATTACGACGGAGCGTTTGCGGACTACGCAAAGGCCATCAGTCTCAATCCCAAGGACGCGCGGGTCTATGCCGACCGAGGCATCTTGTGGATGGGCAGGCATGAGGACGCTGCGGCCCTGAAGGATTTCGAGAAAGCTCTCAGCCTCAACCACAAGAGCCCTGTTGCCTATTTTGGCCGGGGCGTAGTCCGGACCAGCAATGCAGACTATGACGGGGCGATCGCCGACTTCGATCAGGCGATAAAACTCCAACCGGATTTCGCAATTGTCTACAAAGCCCGAAGCCGCGCTTGGGAAGCCACGGGCAATCATAAGCGTGCCGAGGCCGACCGCAAGAAGGCGTTGAGTTTCGGACTGAACTAG